One Chloroflexota bacterium DNA segment encodes these proteins:
- a CDS encoding haloacid dehalogenase-like hydrolase: MTVRLLLWDVDGTLVVSQRLVGEVYIRAAVEAYDLQEDLKHVEWSGKTDSQIVLEALALHGWSEADTVARLDRFRERYLSGLEAVRERLVEDMPILPGVQETLTRLAAPDVAQSLLTGNYEPAARLKLGAVGLDHHFDFRVGAFGSDHRDRTKLAPIAIEKAQRAYGVSIAPADVVVIGDTPRDIACARAGGARIVAVATGHFSADVLAEHRPDALLPSLADTEAALAAILGR; the protein is encoded by the coding sequence GTGACCGTGCGGCTACTGTTGTGGGATGTCGATGGCACGCTGGTCGTGTCGCAGCGGCTGGTGGGCGAGGTCTACATTCGCGCGGCCGTCGAAGCGTACGATCTGCAGGAGGATCTGAAGCACGTTGAGTGGTCCGGCAAGACCGACAGCCAGATTGTGCTGGAAGCCCTGGCGCTGCACGGCTGGTCCGAGGCCGACACCGTCGCGCGCCTGGACCGGTTCCGCGAGCGCTACCTGTCCGGGCTGGAAGCTGTGCGCGAGCGGCTGGTGGAGGACATGCCGATCCTCCCGGGCGTCCAGGAGACCCTGACGCGGCTCGCCGCTCCGGACGTGGCGCAGTCGCTGCTGACCGGCAACTACGAGCCAGCCGCGCGGCTCAAGCTGGGAGCGGTCGGGCTGGATCACCATTTTGATTTTCGCGTCGGGGCGTTCGGCAGCGACCACCGCGACCGCACGAAGCTGGCGCCCATCGCCATCGAGAAGGCGCAGCGGGCGTACGGCGTGAGCATCGCGCCGGCCGACGTGGTGGTGATCGGGGACACGCCCCGAGACATCGCCTGCGCGCGGGCCGGCGGGGCGCGAATCGTCGCGGTAGCCACGGGACATTTCAGTGCCGACGTGCTGGCCGAGCACCGCCCGGACGCGCTGCTGCCGAGCCTCGCGGACACCGAGGCGGCGCTGGCGGCGATCCTCGGCCGGTAA